A region of the Vigna unguiculata cultivar IT97K-499-35 chromosome 9, ASM411807v1, whole genome shotgun sequence genome:
tttaagataatatttaaattatttaaattataataagtttcaaattaaatattaatttaaaacattgtttaataaattcaaaagaatTAATGTTACTaactttaaaagaatatatttttcatatttaaaattgaagatcaaaataaatcaatattttgaaacaaaacaaattttaatttaatatctaaattcaagaactaaaaatatatttagctctaatatttttataccaaATTTCATTCACACTACTATGCCATACTCACGTTAtgatattaaatatgaatatacttttaaaatctATCTCcttccattttgaaaatctatcattattgtaattttttgtttattttatttttatacataaagtATAATACTTTActatacaacttttttttacataaaatatattttaatgcaACTCTCTTACTCTATAGATAGATAACAGTTAATTAGTTATCATcgtcttattttttatatcagcTGTCAGGATTAAACACTTATCACTAGATTCAAAGTTATAGACATTAGACACTTATCACTAGATCCAAAGTTATAGACATTAGTTAATacgtaacttttttttttaagaatttaatcgTCCAAATGTCATGattgattataaataaatatttaaaataaatcttattaatatgttattgtattctttaattaaaattaactattaataaattcaatgaatattttttatcgtactcaaaagataattataaatgttaCTCCTTGTTAGCTAACAAAGAAGCTttctataatattatataacaGTATAGACCATAGAATAAAGAAGTAAAGACGATAGTATATATTGATCTATCGTATATATTCATCATAAGAGATCAAATTCATTATACATCTGCTCTTGCTGCACTCTTCAAACACTTCGACAGACACTAACTGTTGAAGTCGATGATACTTTGTTATCTTGTTTCTTGCTTTGAAACAAGAAGCCATGCTGTACTTTATAACGAAGGCAAAACTGCTTAATTAGTATAGTAGTGGGACCAAGAATATGTTTAAACCCAAACTGAAcgcttgaaaataaaaaaaaaaaaaaaaacataaattatgaCAAAATTACACCTCTATGCTAATGAATTTGTAAGGTAGATTCATTTCATCGTAAACAAATAACTAAAGTGATTTGGTTTAAGCTTTTCCTCATTTAAATGTTTAGACTAATATAGATGGAATACTTTACCAACACTAATGAAGGTTTCAGACTAATTAACGTCGAAAGTCTCACATCGATCagaaataaaatcaattcataatatataagtaactgcaatttttatcttacaaattaattttgtgatatttagttaaatttaaaacacaCTTTCAATATAGTATCAAAACCgattctaattaatttttttggacaTTCTGTACCTCGTTGTGATGATCCTGAATGAGATATTGGTATAGGTCGGAGATTCTTTTTCAACTGATGATAACGTGGCGGTCCAAAAGCAGAAAAGtgtaagaagaaaaaggaaatgcaGAGCATAAAGCATATATAAAGACACCGAATCTAATTCctcttttttctattattaaattattctttctAATTTACTTTTTCTACAGTGGAAGAAAGAATGGATCTTGGGTTCTTCCACAAACCGCGTTGCCACCATTAATGATTCTAACTTTGTGGTGCCacttttatcttcttctcttcctcTTTAGATCAATCGGAATATCATTAGTTGTAGTTTATTTACTAGAAAATTTCTCtgaggatatatatatatatatatatatgtatatatatgattccgatatatataatgttttagaccaacaaatccaaataaaatagtaaacgTTTATACATCGTGTATGTCATTGGTCACGTGACAATTTATGATTGTgtcattttctatatttataattttttttcaatttattccatttaataattatttcagaTCATAAGTGTTTAAGTAATTTCAAATTCCAAATTTGTTCATGGGTTTGTCTCCTTTTCCTTCTACAAGCAGAAAGTTCAGAAAACTTCCAATGTCTTCCTTTTCTCTTGTGAATTGTGATAATTAACTGAGGATTGAATAATAAATCCTACACAGTTATTAACAAGAGAAATTCACTaggtttaataaaatttaactatttattgtgtttataaaccataaaaaaatactagTCAATAATGATAAATggttaaaatttactaaaaaagcTCTCcctataatttttaagaaaagagGATCCAAAACCATTCATTTACaagtatataatttaagaaaaacatgttTATCATTCACGCCTAAATTATTCATCAAAAAAGTTCTTTggtaaaaaatttatcaataaagaaATATGTCagtaaaatcaaatttattcatggattttaaaattttaattattgatgaaatatttatcagtagtatattaataaaatttatttgtaaacattgttgctaaattatatattttattatcaactaAAATATCATTTAGTAATTGATTTGTAAGTAAATTTTAtcgataaaatttattaataatttataatttttatgactTTCATTTCATAAAATGGGTGTTAATATTCATCTTTTCCCCTATAGTCATATTTGGTCAAATCTGTCAATAATTTGATCAttgaatgtttttaaatttattaatattgaaattttttaaaatttgtcaataaattagtgtgtagttgatttttttgaaaattctatCGATAATTGaattcttaaaaatttattagtaaaattcataggtaattgaatattttttaaaatcattcaacAAAAACTGAACACAAATTTGACATGTTTCTACTTTAGTATTAGTTAAAAAGCGTGTTTGACacgttaaaaaatttaacataattggattaaaatgatGATATTAATCCATTCTTAAAGTTTAGAATCAAAATGTATCAATTTTCGTCCAATAACAAATTTCTCTTTTACATCAAAATTCAAGgatatttaatcctaaatttTTGTTATCTACGAATAAAATTTATCGAAGAACTTTCTATCAATGAAATTTTTATTGTcgatagttttattttatcaagGAATGTTTATGATTACTACTGATTTTTTCTGTCAACATTTTTTTCTAGTAATTTGGATTTAACTTAGGTATGATTAGCtagtttgaaaaattaattttgaattattttttacttttaaagttATATGAATTATGTTTcaatgttttcatttaaaaattaacaatttctTTGGCCTTCTTCCTACACTTTCATAGTTTCTCCTTTTGCACTTCCATAGGCCAGATAAAAAGACTATTTTGCCCATATTTTCTTAGTACACTTTCATATTTCCAACAAGGAGATTGAGGTTCTCAACTATTGATACTTATTTACATTTGGTTTTTGTATTGTATATTGTACAATTCACAATACaaagtttatattataaatcgtacaaaatattttcgatttatatatatttcaaaactcaaaaaaaaaaaaaagtgaaatattttttttttgaatatgtGGAAGTGTACGAAGAAAGTACGGAAGTTCCCTTGATTTTATCAGGTGCAAATTTTTCTAGAGTTTTTTTCAGCCCAATAATTTGAACTTAAAGTAATTCTTCAGTGTTGAAATCAATTAAGTAATATTAATCTTAAACCACTTTAAATAAGGATAtgctttaaataatttataaaaactaaactaGTTTAATATTTcatgtatacatatatagtTTATTATTGTATACagttaattaattacaattaatatCAGTCATTTCtgttaaaatgttaaaaaatttaaataattaactttttggACACAATCAGaaatcctttatatatatatatatatatatatatatatatatatatatgaaagccaaaataaaaaaaaattgttaaaaactAATCATAAGTTGTAAATTCTTAGATTCACAAAATcagtttattttttctaaatagttttctttttggaaatttttaGATGATATCCTAAACATAGTTAATTGTAAACAggttaagaaatgaaaattttatctttcCCAAACACTAATACCTTAAGATGATTCTAAAAGATACAAAATGGATCAAaacactttctctctctctctctctctatatatatatatatatatatataaggcaACCCCAGAACATATCCATAAGAGTTATAcaatgttattatatttttctctaattttactTACAGTAAGGAAACTTTACTATTATTTAgtaattatgatattttgttttaactttGATGCTAAATTTATCTAAAGAGAACTTTTGTGTGAATTTAAAAACATCCAATCGCAAATTACGTTTTCATCGTATAGTTGACACGTGTGCTAATTTCAATATTGCACGAATGATTATTAGACAACAAAAAAGGTGAATAGCAGAAGCTGTTATTAAAATCAACACCAGAAAAGAACAAATCCACCGTTTGAGAATTTAAGTTCTGAGAAAAGAAAACACGCAATATTTTGTGCTGTGCATGCATGCAGCCACCTCTTCCTTCTAAGTGCCAAGTGCaaccttttctttctctttctcactcTTCTATAAATATTCctcttcctttttctctcttacTCTGTTttgtctcttttctttttcagtgCTTTTTTGCCATTTTTGGATTAATCATGCCAGTTTCCAGCGTGAGAGAGAGGGTGCAAGACACCCTCTCTAACCACCGGAACGAGTTGATCTCTCTTCTCTCAAGGTGAAgcttaagtttttatttttgcagCATGAATTCATCTCTAGGAATAATGCTGAATGCCAAGAATGTGAGTGATAGGTAAAAATAGTTAttcattttctctctttgttGCTAAGTTATGTTACTGGGGGCAAAGGATTACTACAACCACATGACTTACTGGATCATGTTGAAAAGATTCTTCAAGAGGATGAAGGGATGCAGAAACTCAAAGAAGGTCCCTTTGTTCAAGAGCTAGAATCTGCACAGGTTATAACTCAATATATCTTAAGTATAGCTTTGgtaattttctttagttttctttgtttcttcaGATTTTACAAAGCTACTGTTTCTATTGTCATAGGAAGCCATAATTCTACCACCTTTTGTGTCTATAGCTTTGCGTCCAAGACCTGGTGTTTGGGAGTATTTTCGGATTAATGCATTTGAACTCAGTGTAGATAGTCTGAATGTTGCAGAGTATCTCCGATTCAAAGAAGAACTAGTAGATGGAGAGTAAGTGTTATTAactttgttatatatatacgAAGTTTATTTTCTGCAGTACTTTCGAATAATATAAGTGAATTTCGTGGCACTCCATGGTTTCAGTTTGGCTTCACGGAGAAATGTAATCATATATCATtgtatttgaaaatttgatccaGGTGCAGTGACAAGTATATGCTTGAACTAGACTTTGAGCCATTTAATGCGACATTCCCTAGACCAACTCGATCATCCTCTATTGGTAATGGTGTTCAATTTCTCAACCGTCATCTGTCATCATTCATGTTTCGTAACGAAGAAAGTTTGGATCCTCTCCTCGCATTTTTACGCTCACACAGATATGATGGTCATGTAAGTTTGTGTAGTATATGGATGAACGCAGTATTCAATCATTTACAAACACTGATATTCATCAGCAGCAATTTTGCACGATGCACTGAAATCTTAAATTACCCatgttcttttgtttttgatgtAGAAGATTTGTTCTCGTTTATTATAGCACATGAATCCTGTCAGTGTTGCTTTGCTTCAACTAGGTGGATTAggttactttataaaaaaaaaaaacatttttctgaCAAATATGTTTCGTAGGCAATGATGGTAAATAACCGGATTCATAACATATCCAACCTTCAGTCTTCCTTGGCAAGGGCAGAAGAAATACTTTCGAATCTCCAACCCAATACACCGTATTCTGGCTTTGAATATGAGTAAGCAATAATCACCTAAACTGATATAATTCTGAACTTTCATTAGTTTTGGAGCTAGTTACTTCATGTAGAAGTAACAAATCGTTTACCAGATACACTTGATCAgaatccttttttttcttcactaatTTGGTGTAGACTACAAGGATTGGGATTTGAGAGAGGTTGGGGTGATACAGCAGAGAGCGTGTTAAACATGGTGCATCTTCTACTAGACATCCTTCAAGCTCCTGATCCAAACATCGTAGAGTCATTTCTGGGAAGAATTCCTATGGTTTTCAATGTTGTAATTGTATCACCAGCTGGTTACTTTGGCCAAGTAAATATTCTGGGCTTGCCTGATACTGGTGGACAGGTATAATTCATAATCTCTTAGAAATGATACAAAAAACTTGAGAAGTTCTTCTACTAATTTTAGTTTCTGAAGAAACTTTCTTGTAACTCTTAATGTCACTCACAATGAACAGATTGTTTATATACTTGATCAAGTTCGTGCTTTAGAGAAGGAGATGCTGGTCAGAATTCAAAAACAAGGACTTGATGATGTGTCTCCAAAAATTCTGATAGTATGTGATTCCGAAAGTCTTGGCCCTTCTTCTAAGTATGACAAAtgaaatatttgttcacatgtaaCTGAAATCCTTGTGATGCTTCAAGGTTACTAGATTGATACCAGAGGCAAAAGGGACAACTTGCAATCAGAGACTGGAAAGAGTTAGTGGAACTGAGCATTCATATATACTGAGAGTACCCTTTAGAACTAAGAATGGAATTTTGAGAAAATGGATTTCAAGGTTTGACATGTGGCCTTATCTAGAGACATTTGCAGAGGTAAGCCTCATCTGTGTTTCAAATCTCCCTTTCTATTCTCCTCTAAGGTAACAGTGAGTGGCACTCCATAATATGTTGTCTTCATAGTCTAATGGTATTCTTGCTTTGTTGAATATGATTGTCTCTTTCTTTATACAAAGGATGCATCACACGAAATTGCAGCTGAGTTACAAGGAATTCCTGATCTGGTAATTGGCAACTACAGTCATGGAAATCTTGTTGCAACCTTGTTATCTTATAAGCTAGGAATCACACAGGTGCGATAACAATTCAACATAATgttattatcatatataaaaagatCAACCAAACTTGCAAATGCAAAGACTGTTTcatcttttatcaattttggtTTTACTTAACTTTCCATGCAGTGCAATATAGCTCATTCATTGGAGAAGACTAAGCATCCTGGCTCTGATATATATTGGAAAAAGTATGAAGACAAGTACCATTTTTCTTGTCAATTCACAGCTGATCTTATTGCAATGAACAATGCGGATTTTATAATCACTAGTACATACCAAGAAATTGCAGGAAGGTGGGTTAGGATATATTTCTTCAAAGAGTAATTGAATGGTATCCTGAAGTAGCACACGATTGCACTGTTTTTCTTCAGTTGGCTATGTGTGATTTTGTATCACATTGTTCCCTAACatttttcactaatttttttCCTCAGCAAGAACAATGTTGGACAATATGAGAGCCACTCTGCCTTCACTCTTCCAGGACTCTATCGTGTTGTTCATGGCATTGATGTTTTTGATCCTAAGTTTAATATCGTGTCTCCTGGTGCAGACATGGGCATATATTTTCCATTCTCAGACAGAGAAAAGAGGCTAACTTCTCTCCATGGCTCGATTCAAGAACTTATATATGGTGATGAACAGAATGAAGAACATGTGTGAGTATATTTTTCAATAGGACAAATGTTTGAATGTAAAAACAACACATGCTGTTGTGAATATAGAGCAGGTTTTGTGTCAAATGCATTTTCTTATAAATGAAGTCAAAACATCTCTTGCAGATCCTGTATTGTTCCTCAGGTAACAGTGATGGGAGATTAGAATCTTGTTtaatatctcttttttttttctgacttaGTGGCTCGATAAATGATAGAGCAAAGCCAATTATCTTTTCTATGGCAAAACTTCTTCCAGTGAAGAACATAACCGGGCTTGTTGAATGCTTTGGTAAAAGCTCCAAGTTGAGAGAACTTGTGAATCTTGTGGTAGTAGGTGGCAACATTGATGCACAAAAGTCTAGGG
Encoded here:
- the LOC114162257 gene encoding sucrose synthase 2-like, with amino-acid sequence MPVSSVRERVQDTLSNHRNELISLLSSYVTGGKGLLQPHDLLDHVEKILQEDEGMQKLKEGPFVQELESAQEAIILPPFVSIALRPRPGVWEYFRINAFELSVDSLNVAEYLRFKEELVDGECSDKYMLELDFEPFNATFPRPTRSSSIGNGVQFLNRHLSSFMFRNEESLDPLLAFLRSHRYDGHAMMVNNRIHNISNLQSSLARAEEILSNLQPNTPYSGFEYELQGLGFERGWGDTAESVLNMVHLLLDILQAPDPNIVESFLGRIPMVFNVVIVSPAGYFGQVNILGLPDTGGQIVYILDQVRALEKEMLVRIQKQGLDDVSPKILIVTRLIPEAKGTTCNQRLERVSGTEHSYILRVPFRTKNGILRKWISRFDMWPYLETFAEDASHEIAAELQGIPDLVIGNYSHGNLVATLLSYKLGITQCNIAHSLEKTKHPGSDIYWKKYEDKYHFSCQFTADLIAMNNADFIITSTYQEIAGSKNNVGQYESHSAFTLPGLYRVVHGIDVFDPKFNIVSPGADMGIYFPFSDREKRLTSLHGSIQELIYGDEQNEEHVGSINDRAKPIIFSMAKLLPVKNITGLVECFGKSSKLRELVNLVVVGGNIDAQKSRDTEEMGEIEKMHSLIEKYNLHGQFRWIKAQVNRARNGELYRCIADVKGAFVQPAFYEGFGLTVVEAMTCGLPTFATCHGGPAEIIEHGVSGFHIEPHHPDEVAANLINFFEQCQHDPANWNKISDAALSRIHQRYTWKIYSERLLTLAGVYGFWKHVSKLERRETRRYLEMFYILKFRDLVQGIPMAVE